In the genome of Coraliomargarita algicola, one region contains:
- a CDS encoding glycosyltransferase: MRVRVELWSNRPHLQQLLTGLHRLHHQREIRLEQHFIAAPAATYADAAAHLVDAQMAHCRVVLADGRKLYFDLHDSHEIHLGGLDWCDVYYKRGFIPAVAASSDKVRPYGLNYLVYDDQVDWHLLKRQLHFEPADWPRHLCAFGGMDRVLRDRFILPRLSQCEQAPTPGCYRTILFQTRLWDPAEAPSAEKASEWQVINEFRVDCVRALKLQFPQAFRGGIAPSAFAQSYCDRDLLCDAYASQKVGYFKLLREPSIAVSSAGLHQSNGWKLPEYLAFSKPIIAEPPVHTIPGGFEESKNCFYFQSVDSLLQHAQRLLSDTALADAMAQANWTYYQSYMRPEIRVAAMLGIRGRRGLA, encoded by the coding sequence ATGCGTGTGCGCGTAGAGCTTTGGTCCAATCGTCCGCACCTGCAGCAGTTGCTGACAGGCTTGCATCGGCTGCATCACCAGCGAGAGATTCGACTCGAACAGCATTTTATTGCGGCGCCTGCTGCGACCTATGCGGATGCAGCAGCACATTTAGTCGATGCGCAGATGGCACACTGTCGTGTGGTATTAGCGGATGGGCGTAAGTTGTATTTTGATTTGCACGACAGTCATGAGATTCATCTTGGAGGCTTGGACTGGTGCGATGTTTACTACAAGCGCGGCTTCATCCCAGCTGTCGCTGCTAGCTCCGATAAAGTGCGACCCTACGGCCTCAATTATTTGGTTTATGATGATCAGGTAGATTGGCATTTATTAAAGCGGCAGTTGCATTTTGAACCCGCTGATTGGCCGCGTCATCTTTGTGCCTTTGGGGGGATGGATCGTGTGCTGAGGGATCGCTTTATTCTGCCGCGTCTTTCTCAGTGTGAACAAGCGCCCACTCCCGGATGTTATCGAACAATACTTTTTCAGACACGCTTGTGGGACCCCGCAGAGGCGCCCTCGGCAGAAAAAGCCAGCGAGTGGCAGGTAATCAATGAGTTTCGCGTCGATTGTGTGCGCGCGCTGAAGTTACAGTTTCCGCAAGCATTTCGTGGTGGCATTGCACCCTCTGCCTTTGCGCAATCATACTGTGATCGAGATTTATTGTGCGATGCGTATGCATCACAAAAAGTGGGTTACTTTAAATTACTGCGCGAACCTTCGATCGCAGTCAGCTCCGCTGGACTGCACCAATCGAATGGTTGGAAATTACCTGAGTATCTCGCTTTTTCCAAACCGATCATAGCAGAACCACCCGTGCATACGATTCCCGGAGGATTTGAAGAGTCGAAGAACTGTTTTTATTTTCAATCCGTTGATTCTTTGTTGCAGCATGCGCAGCGCTTGTTGAGTGATACAGCTTTGGCGGATGCGATGGCGCAGGCCAATTGGACTTATTATCAGTCATACATGAGGCCTGAAATTCGGGTGGCTGCGATGTTAGGTATTCGCGGACGAAGAGGCTTAGCCTGA
- a CDS encoding glycosyltransferase family A protein, with protein MKVSVIIPAYNAKATIDETLASLTSQTFQEFEIVLVDDGSVDGTADYVRERYPQVRVFSQANAGPAAARNYGVRESQGEWLAFLDADDAWLPWRLQLQLDLAAKFPDVGMFCGQTTDLVASVPAPSAEQSLADGFVQFLSVADFVSSNPVATTTVLLKRTLFLTCEGFDTQFIGPEDYELWMRITAHSAVGKLQYPVSRYRDEVGSLSRNHETFLPEVLRVVEKAYAPGGVLRGHGSKGRALAVQYMGASWMASESQMNGAALKLLLRSYWACPLPLQIPGKRRHLRTILLLAALKGLF; from the coding sequence ATGAAGGTCTCTGTCATTATTCCTGCATACAACGCGAAGGCGACAATCGATGAGACCTTGGCTTCGTTAACATCGCAGACTTTTCAAGAGTTTGAAATTGTGCTCGTCGACGATGGTTCGGTGGACGGCACGGCGGATTATGTGCGCGAGCGTTACCCACAGGTGCGTGTGTTTTCACAAGCCAATGCCGGGCCTGCGGCCGCTAGAAATTATGGAGTTCGAGAATCGCAAGGCGAGTGGTTGGCCTTTCTAGATGCGGATGATGCTTGGTTGCCTTGGCGTTTACAATTGCAGTTAGACTTAGCGGCGAAGTTCCCCGATGTCGGCATGTTTTGCGGGCAGACCACAGATTTAGTCGCGTCGGTGCCCGCGCCTTCAGCGGAGCAGTCGCTGGCGGATGGTTTTGTACAATTCTTATCGGTGGCGGATTTTGTCTCTTCCAATCCAGTGGCAACGACGACTGTTTTGTTAAAGAGGACGCTCTTTCTCACATGTGAAGGTTTTGATACGCAGTTTATAGGACCCGAGGATTACGAACTGTGGATGCGTATCACAGCTCACAGCGCGGTAGGAAAGTTGCAGTATCCGGTGAGCCGCTACCGTGACGAAGTCGGCAGTTTGAGCCGCAATCATGAGACTTTTTTGCCTGAGGTGCTAAGAGTTGTCGAAAAGGCCTATGCACCTGGAGGCGTCTTACGCGGGCATGGTTCCAAGGGGCGCGCTTTGGCCGTGCAATACATGGGCGCTTCCTGGATGGCCTCTGAGTCTCAAATGAACGGGGCAGCGCTGAAGCTCTTGTTGCGTTCTTATTGGGCCTGTCCACTGCCTTTACAGATACCAGGCAAGCGTCGGCATCTGCGAACTATACTATTACTGGCGGCTTTGAAGGGGCTTTTTTAA
- a CDS encoding glycosyltransferase family 4 protein encodes MERIAIASTGLGHVSRGIETWALDTAQALHARGVNVTLLGAWGDAIPQLAGGVDCVSIDCLRRDDPANAKWLRRLPRFIWRFGITGAYGLEQWTFWWRLWPVLRAGKYTILHVQDPMLALWCRRFRRMGLVQAKEILAHGTEESAQFLKPFDYLQHLAPWHLEQTVQRLELSSPPAGWCALPNFVDVDAFAPVADDDLRQQQRAELRSKLGISQDSLVFVCVAAVKVFHKRIDFLIQEFASFLEHAAVDAAPVHLIIAGARDRETDALLEMSQSLGQGRIHILLNQKRAEMPALLNTADCFVLASLFEMMPIAILEALAAGLPVIANTHPVLEWMVGPGGQCFDIEAEGSLAAAFGTVDRDWVQVKGAAARQHALDCYSTDAVVETYLKYYREVVDV; translated from the coding sequence ATGGAACGGATTGCAATTGCATCGACAGGGCTAGGGCACGTCTCACGTGGCATTGAAACATGGGCGCTTGATACGGCGCAGGCTTTACATGCGCGTGGTGTAAATGTCACTTTATTGGGGGCTTGGGGGGATGCGATCCCTCAGCTGGCAGGAGGTGTTGATTGTGTCTCGATTGATTGTTTACGACGCGATGATCCTGCGAATGCAAAATGGCTGCGTCGCTTACCTCGCTTTATTTGGCGATTCGGGATAACGGGTGCTTACGGATTAGAGCAGTGGACCTTTTGGTGGCGGCTCTGGCCTGTGCTGCGAGCTGGCAAATACACCATCCTACATGTGCAAGATCCCATGCTAGCGTTGTGGTGTCGCCGCTTTCGCAGAATGGGGCTGGTCCAGGCGAAAGAAATCTTAGCGCATGGCACCGAGGAGAGTGCTCAGTTCTTAAAGCCTTTTGATTACTTGCAGCATTTGGCGCCCTGGCATCTTGAGCAAACGGTGCAACGCCTAGAGCTGTCATCACCGCCCGCGGGCTGGTGTGCTTTGCCCAATTTTGTCGATGTGGATGCCTTCGCTCCAGTGGCTGATGATGACTTACGCCAGCAACAACGTGCCGAGCTCAGAAGTAAACTGGGCATTTCGCAGGATAGCCTAGTATTTGTCTGTGTGGCGGCGGTGAAAGTCTTCCACAAGCGAATCGATTTTTTGATTCAAGAGTTTGCGTCATTTCTTGAACATGCCGCTGTCGATGCCGCGCCTGTGCATTTGATTATAGCAGGCGCGCGTGATCGTGAAACAGATGCCTTGCTGGAGATGAGTCAATCGCTGGGGCAGGGGCGTATCCATATTTTATTGAATCAGAAGCGAGCAGAGATGCCTGCCTTGTTAAATACGGCGGATTGTTTTGTTCTGGCCTCGCTGTTTGAAATGATGCCGATCGCGATCTTGGAAGCGCTGGCTGCGGGCTTGCCTGTGATTGCCAATACGCACCCGGTTTTAGAGTGGATGGTCGGTCCCGGTGGGCAGTGTTTTGATATTGAAGCGGAGGGTTCATTAGCCGCCGCATTCGGCACGGTTGATCGTGATTGGGTCCAAGTTAAAGGCGCGGCGGCACGCCAGCACGCGCTGGATTGTTACTCGACCGATGCCGTGGTCGAGACTTACTTGAAGTATTACCGAGAGGTGGTGGACGTATGA
- a CDS encoding glycosyltransferase family 4 protein, with protein sequence MGIDKQDLPYYLMPRPPQSAIDIQSGVDRYLFILLQAQACIYRPVDDCVMSPVIEPKLESVAEMPMPKLLPEMRQEKAAAGGVLATLKLIVGYTRQLLQLRKQLSELPNRSEGLIHVNRVGCEIQTIAARLAGFSTVVTTVHNLPGEDAPAQHWFRRCIEWLSFACGDRHICVSHATFDAWHQRVGLRRDQVEIIYNGMTPPDYSQFDRDQYRSKLLPAATDAVWIGICARLHPMKGHAVLLQAFARLLQGGEHPEVALVIAGSGGLDQELQQLAKDLEIEDSVYFLGHRTDAIEFAAAIDINVLPSIHSETLGYSLIEAMFAARPSVVSDVGGMKELVQNSGGGKVVKAYDVEALADALACYLSNPTQMVADGQKAQSYALEHLTADKMAAATMEAYAKLV encoded by the coding sequence ATGGGAATTGATAAGCAAGATTTGCCCTATTACCTGATGCCACGTCCACCCCAGAGTGCGATTGATATTCAATCAGGTGTGGATCGTTATCTTTTTATTTTGTTACAGGCTCAGGCGTGTATTTACCGCCCAGTTGATGACTGTGTGATGAGCCCTGTCATTGAGCCAAAGCTTGAGTCAGTGGCAGAAATGCCGATGCCGAAGCTGCTCCCTGAGATGCGTCAGGAAAAAGCAGCAGCTGGTGGCGTGTTGGCTACGCTTAAACTAATTGTTGGCTATACCCGGCAATTACTGCAACTGCGTAAACAATTATCAGAGCTTCCGAATCGGTCTGAAGGGCTGATTCATGTCAATCGGGTGGGCTGTGAAATTCAAACGATTGCGGCACGCTTAGCGGGCTTTTCTACGGTGGTTACCACGGTGCATAATTTACCTGGCGAAGATGCACCGGCGCAGCATTGGTTTCGTCGTTGTATCGAGTGGCTTTCGTTTGCTTGTGGTGATCGGCATATTTGTGTCTCGCATGCGACCTTTGATGCCTGGCACCAGCGTGTGGGTTTACGTCGGGATCAAGTGGAAATTATCTATAACGGTATGACGCCTCCTGATTATAGTCAGTTCGATCGCGATCAGTATCGTTCCAAACTGTTACCCGCGGCGACTGATGCGGTATGGATCGGTATCTGCGCACGCTTACATCCGATGAAAGGGCATGCCGTATTACTACAGGCTTTTGCACGTTTGCTGCAAGGCGGAGAACATCCAGAGGTCGCTTTAGTGATTGCAGGCAGCGGTGGCTTGGATCAAGAGCTGCAACAATTGGCAAAAGACTTAGAGATCGAGGATTCGGTCTATTTCTTGGGGCACCGAACCGATGCGATTGAGTTTGCTGCCGCGATTGATATCAATGTGCTCCCTTCCATTCACTCGGAAACCTTGGGGTATAGTTTGATCGAAGCAATGTTTGCCGCGCGTCCCTCTGTGGTCAGTGATGTGGGAGGTATGAAAGAGTTAGTTCAGAATTCAGGAGGGGGCAAAGTTGTTAAAGCCTACGATGTGGAGGCTTTGGCCGATGCCCTCGCGTGCTACCTTTCTAATCCCACGCAGATGGTGGCGGACGGTCAGAAGGCTCAGAGCTATGCCTTGGAGCATTTGACCGCTGATAAAATGGCCGCTGCAACAATGGAGGCGTACGCAAAGCTAGTATAA
- a CDS encoding glycosyltransferase family 2 protein — MMTAAKVSICLPVLNGIDYLAPRMESLICQSFEDWELIVADSFSDDGSWEYLQTFKNDPRVRLYQIPKEGIYPAWNFCIEQARGDYLYIATADDTADTQLIERLSELLDRFTDVSIATCAFDYIDENGAILREAGSFGGRFYGADLDRAHRRPGLMEFLVHSFFGPSWTTITSVLFRRSIFEQVGLFRCDLGPYADNFWARLAALESDTLYIPERLATWRIHPQQRSRGRSSQHTTAKAMAGAAVLSTVEDRLPAEWKALPHWRKTLLQTDWNEYFGQFNLYRHKLRSHPSAFMLGLLSALGRNPAYVAQQLCKGFPAAPNSNLEDEVRIIEQFCQLVKPALRVEELA; from the coding sequence ATGATGACAGCAGCTAAGGTCAGCATTTGTTTGCCCGTATTGAACGGGATCGATTATTTAGCGCCACGTATGGAGAGCCTAATCTGTCAAAGTTTCGAGGATTGGGAACTGATTGTCGCGGACAGCTTTTCGGATGATGGAAGTTGGGAGTATCTTCAAACATTCAAAAATGATCCACGTGTACGGCTGTATCAAATACCGAAAGAGGGCATCTATCCTGCTTGGAATTTTTGTATCGAACAGGCGCGTGGTGACTATCTTTATATCGCGACGGCTGATGATACCGCGGATACACAATTGATCGAACGATTGTCTGAGCTGTTGGATCGTTTTACTGATGTATCTATAGCGACGTGTGCTTTTGATTACATTGATGAGAATGGTGCGATTCTTCGTGAAGCAGGTAGCTTTGGTGGGCGATTTTATGGAGCTGATTTAGATCGTGCGCACCGTCGTCCCGGCCTGATGGAGTTTCTTGTGCATAGTTTTTTTGGTCCTTCTTGGACGACAATTACCAGCGTGCTCTTTAGGCGAAGTATTTTCGAGCAGGTTGGTTTATTTCGCTGTGATTTGGGACCGTATGCTGACAATTTCTGGGCGCGTCTCGCAGCGCTTGAAAGTGATACATTGTATATTCCCGAGCGACTCGCGACGTGGCGCATACATCCGCAGCAGCGTTCCCGTGGTAGATCCAGTCAACATACGACTGCTAAAGCTATGGCAGGTGCTGCGGTTTTATCGACCGTCGAAGATCGTTTGCCAGCAGAGTGGAAGGCCTTACCTCATTGGCGAAAGACCTTGTTGCAAACTGACTGGAACGAGTATTTTGGGCAGTTTAATCTCTATCGGCACAAACTAAGAAGCCATCCTTCTGCTTTTATGTTAGGTTTGCTGTCGGCACTAGGCCGCAATCCCGCCTATGTCGCGCAGCAATTATGTAAGGGCTTTCCCGCTGCACCAAATAGTAATTTAGAGGATGAGGTTCGGATAATTGAGCAGTTTTGTCAGCTCGTGAAACCAGCGCTCAGAGTGGAAGAATTAGCATAG
- a CDS encoding glycosyltransferase, whose product MKNKNAEDSPVTKIPYHEYRRGLSRYLRTRWDWRRQRHLQSGRKTSTFFSECRSDFRPAHFEEILRDVDIQHLHWTPWLIDWPTILPWMVSRAPIVWTLHDMNVLQGIWHYTPAENDFTPRLKRLDQQTLERKRAVLSALPTSRLVFVAPSRWLYDSLKERDHTSRFLCKCIPYGIDTATFAPIDKYQARAALGLPRDKKIVGFACESVADPRKGGQLLQQALLGIEDADLVRVSVGTSAIEASERHIALGRLDSDEKLALFYSSLDLFAVPSLQDNLPNTVLESMACGTPCVGFDVGGLPDMIRPGHTGFLAPVGDVQALSAQISKAVSDCGQLEVYGANCREVALNEYTLELQAKRYIDLYQQLLSEGS is encoded by the coding sequence GTGAAAAACAAGAATGCTGAAGATTCTCCTGTAACTAAAATCCCTTATCATGAGTATCGACGTGGATTAAGCCGCTATTTGAGAACGCGCTGGGATTGGCGACGGCAGCGGCACCTTCAAAGTGGACGCAAGACCTCTACATTCTTTAGTGAGTGTCGAAGCGATTTCCGTCCTGCGCATTTCGAAGAAATTTTGCGAGATGTGGATATTCAGCATTTGCATTGGACTCCCTGGTTGATCGATTGGCCGACGATTCTTCCGTGGATGGTCAGTCGTGCACCAATTGTTTGGACACTGCACGACATGAATGTTTTGCAGGGCATTTGGCATTATACGCCTGCTGAGAACGATTTTACCCCTAGATTAAAGCGACTAGATCAGCAAACGCTAGAGCGGAAGCGTGCGGTGCTATCAGCATTGCCCACATCACGATTGGTCTTTGTCGCACCTTCACGTTGGCTCTATGACTCACTTAAGGAGCGCGATCACACGTCTCGCTTTTTATGTAAGTGCATACCTTATGGAATCGATACTGCGACTTTTGCACCAATCGACAAATATCAAGCTCGAGCCGCGCTCGGATTACCGCGTGATAAGAAGATTGTTGGGTTTGCTTGTGAATCAGTAGCAGATCCACGCAAAGGGGGGCAGCTCTTACAGCAAGCACTCCTTGGCATTGAGGATGCGGACCTAGTTCGGGTATCTGTTGGAACGAGCGCTATCGAAGCGTCCGAGCGGCATATTGCGCTGGGGCGATTAGATTCAGATGAGAAACTTGCGCTCTTTTATTCCTCGCTTGACCTGTTCGCTGTGCCTTCGTTGCAAGATAATTTACCGAACACGGTGTTAGAGTCTATGGCCTGTGGCACCCCTTGTGTCGGTTTTGATGTTGGGGGCTTACCAGACATGATTCGTCCAGGTCATACTGGGTTTCTCGCTCCTGTGGGGGATGTGCAGGCGCTGTCGGCACAGATTTCAAAGGCAGTGTCAGATTGCGGTCAGTTAGAAGTTTACGGAGCGAACTGTCGTGAAGTGGCTTTGAATGAATACACTCTTGAGCTCCAAGCAAAGCGCTACATTGATTTGTATCAACAACTTCTCAGCGAGGGTTCATGA
- a CDS encoding sugar transferase produces the protein MSKFSLSVLLQSHNGVRWVLLDFFIGACAMFIGLVLSPYVDVYEVYNRVVVCVGYGIVLVLCVRLCGLYAHRMQHLFSRYDILLGSIQASIFAFVAIGLIVNFSHLHVFGRYVVVSVVVLSFIGLSCTRMLAKLYLARNPLRIVLLGCNQLAREFVERVSSDPHFEIVRVANVGDCVNPCREYGVDCQVIDDVHLFAKRLSEANVEIVVSCYEGSIPENMYDLVELLPFQHIDFLNKGAFLEVFFREVTVSYRNLHWQGANFFKPARGAVTSLKRLIDIGVSLLALLLTFPLWLVVIVLVKLDSSGPAFYSQTRVGLLGRPFRIFKFRTMTTEAEKNGAQWATKDDVRVTRVGGVLRKTRLDELPQLWNVLKGDMSLVGPRPERPEFVEILKKEIPLYEWRYLVKPGLTGWAQILFKYGESVADARRKLQYDLFYIKNFCITLDLQILIRTIPLIMKGSQ, from the coding sequence ATGTCTAAATTCAGTCTAAGTGTGTTACTGCAATCTCATAATGGTGTTCGCTGGGTATTGTTGGACTTCTTTATAGGCGCTTGTGCTATGTTTATAGGCTTGGTTTTGTCGCCATATGTAGATGTTTACGAAGTTTATAATCGTGTAGTTGTCTGTGTGGGATACGGGATTGTCTTAGTTCTTTGCGTGCGTTTATGCGGCTTGTATGCGCATCGAATGCAGCATTTGTTTTCTCGATACGATATTTTACTTGGTTCAATTCAGGCTTCTATTTTTGCATTTGTGGCGATTGGGTTAATTGTTAACTTTAGTCACCTTCATGTATTTGGTCGCTATGTCGTCGTCAGTGTAGTTGTTCTTAGTTTTATTGGTCTCTCCTGCACCCGCATGCTGGCTAAATTGTATTTGGCGCGGAACCCTTTGCGCATAGTCTTATTGGGTTGTAATCAGTTGGCGCGAGAGTTTGTGGAGCGTGTCTCCTCGGATCCACACTTTGAAATCGTTCGGGTTGCTAACGTGGGGGATTGTGTGAATCCATGTCGTGAATACGGAGTGGATTGTCAGGTGATTGATGACGTTCATTTGTTTGCAAAGCGTTTGAGTGAGGCAAATGTCGAAATTGTGGTTTCGTGCTATGAAGGCTCCATTCCCGAGAATATGTATGATTTGGTGGAGTTACTGCCGTTTCAGCACATTGATTTTTTAAATAAGGGCGCCTTTTTGGAAGTGTTTTTCCGGGAGGTGACCGTTTCGTATCGTAACTTGCATTGGCAAGGTGCTAATTTTTTTAAGCCCGCAAGGGGAGCTGTGACTTCCTTGAAGCGTTTGATTGATATAGGAGTGAGTTTGTTGGCATTACTGCTCACTTTCCCCTTATGGTTGGTGGTGATAGTTTTAGTTAAATTGGACAGCTCGGGGCCTGCATTCTATTCGCAGACACGGGTGGGGCTGTTAGGGCGACCATTTAGGATTTTTAAATTTCGCACGATGACCACTGAGGCTGAAAAGAATGGTGCACAATGGGCAACTAAGGATGATGTGCGGGTCACTCGTGTTGGAGGAGTTTTACGTAAGACTCGACTGGACGAATTGCCACAGCTGTGGAATGTCCTCAAAGGGGACATGTCCTTAGTAGGCCCTCGTCCCGAAAGACCTGAGTTTGTTGAAATTCTAAAAAAAGAAATACCATTGTATGAATGGCGTTATTTGGTGAAGCCGGGTTTAACTGGATGGGCGCAGATTTTATTTAAGTATGGCGAGAGCGTTGCCGATGCGCGTCGAAAATTGCAGTATGATCTTTTTTATATTAAGAACTTCTGTATTACCCTGGATTTACAAATTTTAATACGAACGATTCCGCTGATTATGAAGGGGAGTCAGTAA